The Bdellovibrionota bacterium DNA segment AAGCCATCCAGGACCGGCATCATAACATCGGTGAGAATAAGATCAGGAGTATGAGTTTTTGAAAGCTTTAGAGCTTCTTCACCATTAGAAGCTACAAACACTTCCCAGTTTTTACCTGATTCGATTAAAAGGCGATGGATATAATCTCGCATATCTAAATTGTCATCGGAGAAAACGATTCGATAAATTGGTCCATCTTTCTGTGTTGATATTGTGGAATTTGGATCTACGCTCGACTTTGCAGACCAATGCAAAGATTCTTCGATAAATCCATGGGAGTGTATGCTTGGATTTAAATCTTTCTCTTGAGCAACTCTTTCTGTAGGTAAATGTGCCGATCCATACGGGATATGGATACTGAAAGTGGTTCCTTCTCCCGGGTTACTTTGAACAGAAATATTACCGCCATGTAATTTTACGAGTTCATGAACAAGTGCCAGTCCAATCCCTGAACCTTCGTGGGTTCTGGACTTAGCATTTTCTACGCGATAGAAGCGTTCAAAAATATTTGATAGATCTTTGTCTGAAATCCCGATTCCAGTATCAGACACTTGAAGCGATACTCCTGTATGATTGTTGAGTATACGTATTGATATGTGACCTTCAAAGGTAAACTTTAAAGCATTTGAAATTAGATTTAAAACAATTTTTTCCCAGAGATCTGGATCAACAAAAACTTCTTTGGTGATTTTGTCACAATGCACTTTTAATTTTAACCCTGCTTGTTCTACAGCAGATTCAAAAGAGTTTGTGATTTCAGCTGTGAATTTTGCAATATCGATTTTTTTATAGTTGGCTTGCATGCGCCCAGCTTCAATACGAGAAAAGTCTAAGAGAGAGTTGACTAGTTTTTGGAGTCGAAGAGCATTTCGATGGATCAATTGTAGTTTCTGGGATGAGAGTTTATCGTTGGGATCACGGATGATTTCTTCAAGAGGTCCCAGAAGCAAAGTGAGCGGAGTTCTAAATTCGTGGCTCACGTTGCTAAAAAACTTTGTTTTTGTGCGATCAATTTCTGCCAGAGTTTCGGCACGTTTTTTTTCTATATCTAGAGTATATACATTGGAAATATGATTTGTGATTTGCTTGCAAACCAAGCTGAAGAAACCCTGGTAAAGTTCATCGAATGTGAGGCGAGGACTAATTCCTAAAACGAGAAATCCTGCAGAAGCTTTTAATCCTGGAAGTTCTATCGGAAGAACGTATGCAGAATCAGGTCTCTCATCATGAGGCACGCTTGGTAAATCTTCAAAAAAGCGGGAGCGAAGTCCGTTTACTTTATCAGGTTGTCTGGTTTGATTGATGTCGTAAAAAGACCAGCCATTTTTTGATAAGAGATCTATCCTTTTAGGAGCGAGGTGAGAATTTTCTTTGATGCCAAATGCATCGATGAGGTTTGCCGTTTTTCCATCTGGGCTTGTTAGATAAATTAAAGCAAAGGGAATATCTTTTGAGTTTGCGCTGAGTACGCTTGTTACAAGCTGCCCCATTTGTGCAATGTCTTTTACTTGGTGGGCTCCAAGATCTCGTAGAGTCTTAAGCCTTCGTTCTGCCAACACGCGTTCGGTGGTTTCTTGGCAGGGATTTATTATACCGCCAACAGCACCGCTCTCATCCCGGATCGGACTGTAAGAAAAGGTAAAATATGTTTCCTCCAAAAAACCTTTACGAGTCATATAAAGAGGCATGCTCTCTGCCCACGTTGCTTGGCCAGATTCAAGAACGCTTTCTGTTAAGGGGCGAAGATCTTCCCATATCTCTGACCACTGCTCACGTGCTCGTTTACCGAAGTATGTTGGATGTTTTAATCCAAGAAAAGGAATGTAAGCGTCATTATAAAAAACAGTAAGCTCTTTTCCCCACCAAACGAACATTGGAAATTTTGAGCCAAAACAAATACTCAGAGATGTTTTTAAACTCTGCGGCCAACTTTCAAAGGCACCAATGGCAGTCTTACTCCAGTCGATGGATCGGATGAGTTCTCCTGCATCCCCAGCATTTTTTGTCATCTTAAGAAGTTCGTCGGAGAGAAAATTCTTTTTCATGGCTTTTCTTTACCCCTTATGCGGCACTACCTATACATTATTACATAAAAAACTATCTTATATATAAGAGAAGGGTCTGTTAAGTATTTAATTAAATTTGTTTAAAATAAAAGCTCAGTCGTATTGCCTCAGCGTCACTGAGTGACAATTATGGTTTTAGGAGAGGGAATTTTTACACCGTGTAACTGTGTAAACTCATATATAGGTATCAATGGGGTACATCTTTTGCTATTCAATTATCTATGACTAAATTTAAAATTTTAATATCGATTTTATGCTTATTCTTTGTTTTCTCAGTTCAAGCCCAAGAGGCAGACTTATACCAAAAGGTTCTGATGCCTGGTGGACCTTTTCAAGGTCAAATTTTAAATACATCAAAGCTTCGCACTTACGTACTTTTAAGTGATGCAAATAATATTCTTCCAGAACCTTTAAGCAAATCCTATGGGTATATTGCCAATGTGTCACACAATGGAAAACGTTATGTGGCAAGAGTTCGGTTGGATGCCCCGACAGCTGTGAATTTCATTTATGAAAAATTCACGAATATGATGGGGGGCCATGCGGACCTAGTTTATACTTTTAATAAAAAAATGCCTTTAGAATTAATTTATGAAATTCGGGATGGTGAAAGCGAAAAAGATTTTTCGTTGATTAGGCTTTCAAGGCCCATACTACTCCAACATATTCTTTTGACCGCAGAAGCGGTAAAAATCGTTGGTGATACAACTCCGCTGGCAAAAGGTGGAATCGAAAATAAATTTGGGATGGCCTATAGAATGACCTCTATTCCGGAAAGACTTATTGGGCCAGTGATTGTGGAAGGAAGAAAAACAACGGTATTTGATGTTCCTTTCAACAAGCCAAAAGTTGTAAGATCATTCTGGGATACGGTCAATACACAGAGTAAAATCGGCATGAGCGAAAACTACAACCTCGTGAGTAACAATTGTATCACATCAGCGGTTCGTGGATTGGCAAATGGTCTTACAGCGGCAGAAGAGGCAAGAGTAGAGGCAGAATTAGCGCGTACATTTTTAAGAATCGGTGCTCTCAGCAGACAAGATCTTACAG contains these protein-coding regions:
- a CDS encoding ATP-binding protein; the encoded protein is MKKNFLSDELLKMTKNAGDAGELIRSIDWSKTAIGAFESWPQSLKTSLSICFGSKFPMFVWWGKELTVFYNDAYIPFLGLKHPTYFGKRAREQWSEIWEDLRPLTESVLESGQATWAESMPLYMTRKGFLEETYFTFSYSPIRDESGAVGGIINPCQETTERVLAERRLKTLRDLGAHQVKDIAQMGQLVTSVLSANSKDIPFALIYLTSPDGKTANLIDAFGIKENSHLAPKRIDLLSKNGWSFYDINQTRQPDKVNGLRSRFFEDLPSVPHDERPDSAYVLPIELPGLKASAGFLVLGISPRLTFDELYQGFFSLVCKQITNHISNVYTLDIEKKRAETLAEIDRTKTKFFSNVSHEFRTPLTLLLGPLEEIIRDPNDKLSSQKLQLIHRNALRLQKLVNSLLDFSRIEAGRMQANYKKIDIAKFTAEITNSFESAVEQAGLKLKVHCDKITKEVFVDPDLWEKIVLNLISNALKFTFEGHISIRILNNHTGVSLQVSDTGIGISDKDLSNIFERFYRVENAKSRTHEGSGIGLALVHELVKLHGGNISVQSNPGEGTTFSIHIPYGSAHLPTERVAQEKDLNPSIHSHGFIEESLHWSAKSSVDPNSTISTQKDGPIYRIVFSDDNLDMRDYIHRLLIESGKNWEVFVASNGEEALKLSKTHTPDLILTDVMMPVLDGFGLLKAIRGDETLQTTPIIFISARTGEDAKIEGIERGVDDYLIKPFSARELIARVSNQLEMSTMRKEAAQQAQANIAKSQFLANMSHEMRTPLGVMIGFAELVLNPKISENEKDDFIKTIIKNGHQLTHVISEILDLSKIESDRLEIENRMFPLVEFIEDIITPLNLRAQEKGLSLNIIYDSILPENIGSDPTRLRQILLNAIGNAIKFTDHGQIELRIKFHPDKSQLEFAVIDSGIGITAEQQKKLFKRFTQADNSMTRKYGGTGLGLVVSQKLARALGGDFVLTQSHPNQGSTFVLTISNKILSDQEYLPFDFHHKKIMDVVTKYTQKEGGKNHPLNSVKVLLVEDSSDNRILISQILKSAGASVVCASDGTEGVSAALASNCDIVLMDLQMPKKDGFEATAELRSQDFQKPIIALTAHIMKGDRERCLQSGFNDHIGKPIDRNQLITTITTWVT